One window from the genome of Oceaniferula flava encodes:
- a CDS encoding mechanosensitive ion channel family protein gives MHLLAQDSLSFSGFFSKIREALIKMSENFAEFIPQLLLAVVLLFLGFMVAKMLSKVVCTLFARLGIDSLLEKSGVTGVLNRAGIKSAPGAFVGKLLFWIAMLFVVKMAAQEASIKDISDIVLSIIAFMPNAITAALIMLVGFVVADMIKTAVFGSLSAAGLSYAGTLAKVIFGFIFILVLTVALAQLNIQTELLNATVMIVLGALGLALALCMGLGLKDMARSIVSGVYSRDIYQVGTQIEYEGELMKVAGVGPVTTKLTRPDGGFVIVPNEKLITEPVRGRAAE, from the coding sequence ATGCACTTACTCGCACAGGACAGTCTTTCCTTTTCAGGCTTTTTCAGCAAGATCCGTGAGGCTCTGATTAAGATGTCAGAGAACTTTGCGGAGTTCATTCCCCAGCTTCTGCTGGCTGTGGTGCTGCTGTTCCTCGGCTTCATGGTGGCGAAGATGCTGTCCAAGGTGGTTTGCACTTTGTTTGCCCGTTTGGGGATCGATTCTCTGCTGGAAAAATCCGGCGTCACCGGCGTCTTGAATCGGGCCGGTATCAAGTCGGCCCCTGGCGCCTTCGTCGGCAAGCTGCTGTTCTGGATTGCGATGCTCTTCGTGGTCAAAATGGCCGCCCAGGAGGCATCGATCAAAGACATCTCGGACATTGTGCTGAGCATTATCGCCTTCATGCCGAATGCGATCACCGCCGCGCTGATCATGCTGGTTGGTTTTGTGGTGGCGGACATGATTAAGACCGCCGTCTTCGGTAGCCTCAGCGCCGCCGGACTGAGTTACGCTGGCACCCTGGCCAAGGTGATTTTTGGTTTCATTTTCATTCTGGTCCTCACCGTGGCCTTGGCTCAGCTGAATATCCAGACGGAGCTGCTGAATGCCACGGTGATGATTGTTCTGGGCGCTCTTGGTCTTGCACTTGCCCTGTGCATGGGGCTTGGCCTCAAGGATATGGCCCGCAGTATCGTCTCGGGAGTCTATTCACGCGACATCTATCAGGTGGGGACGCAGATTGAGTACGAGGGTGAGCTGATGAAGGTGGCCGGCGTCGGACCGGTCACCACCAAACTTACTCGCCCCGACGGTGGCTTTGTCATCGTGCCCAACGAAAAACTCATCACCGAGCCGGTTCGTGGACGTGCTGCGGAGTGA
- a CDS encoding sigma-70 family RNA polymerase sigma factor, which translates to MDHPQTSMLDQQHIRLITEHQTELSAYIRSIMPNVAGKEDVLQETNLVLWEKRADLRDLEGFKAWAYRVAYFQTLAYLKSHKRQKMVYLEPDVLDQIATEHTFIGSIESLSNMDDALQTCMSKLNNDDQQLVAFHYQKHGGLKDYAKKINMSLGRVKHALIRIRSNLKTCINHQLQHNV; encoded by the coding sequence ATGGATCATCCACAGACATCAATGCTGGATCAGCAGCATATTCGGCTGATTACCGAGCACCAAACGGAACTATCCGCCTACATTCGCTCGATCATGCCCAATGTGGCCGGGAAGGAGGATGTCTTGCAGGAGACGAACTTAGTGCTCTGGGAAAAGCGCGCCGATCTCCGTGACCTCGAGGGGTTCAAAGCATGGGCCTACCGAGTGGCCTATTTCCAAACCTTAGCTTACCTGAAAAGCCACAAACGCCAGAAAATGGTCTACCTCGAGCCTGATGTGTTAGATCAAATTGCCACGGAGCATACTTTCATCGGCAGCATCGAAAGCTTATCGAATATGGATGACGCCTTGCAAACCTGCATGAGCAAACTCAACAACGATGACCAACAGCTGGTGGCTTTCCACTATCAGAAACACGGAGGCCTCAAAGATTATGCCAAGAAGATCAATATGTCGCTCGGCCGCGTCAAACACGCTCTCATCAGGATTCGCAGCAATCTGAAAACCTGCATCAATCATCAGCTCCAGCACAACGTATAG
- a CDS encoding sigma-70 family RNA polymerase sigma factor encodes MTEPLQIVPSPTDDPLSDLSDEELVKVCQQQLPHELEAYRVLVQRHEAMVYNLCMKFLGSPEDAEEVAQDSLLQVFHKIHQFEGRSAFKTWLYKIVHNYCRNRISKIIRKREVQEAYEEHAKEDLPSGNFENAQTTDKTARIHEALNKLKPKEKEILVYKFISGMTLQEISDVTDIGVSAAKMRYYRALESFKEAFERTGKPLTPVPNPVPTES; translated from the coding sequence ATGACCGAGCCGCTCCAGATTGTTCCGAGCCCAACCGATGATCCGCTCAGTGATTTGTCGGATGAAGAGCTGGTGAAGGTTTGTCAGCAGCAGTTGCCTCACGAGTTGGAGGCCTATCGAGTGCTGGTGCAGCGCCATGAGGCGATGGTTTACAACCTTTGCATGAAATTTTTGGGGTCGCCTGAAGATGCCGAAGAAGTCGCGCAGGACTCGCTTTTACAAGTGTTCCACAAGATTCACCAGTTCGAAGGGAGATCGGCATTTAAGACGTGGCTGTATAAAATTGTGCACAATTACTGCCGCAACCGCATCTCTAAGATTATCCGGAAGCGCGAAGTTCAGGAAGCCTACGAGGAACATGCCAAAGAAGACCTGCCGTCTGGGAATTTTGAAAATGCCCAGACGACTGATAAAACGGCCCGTATCCACGAAGCGCTGAACAAACTCAAACCGAAGGAAAAAGAAATTCTTGTCTACAAATTTATCTCTGGAATGACGCTGCAGGAAATTTCCGATGTCACCGATATCGGAGTCTCCGCGGCCAAGATGCGTTACTACCGCGCTCTTGAGTCATTCAAAGAGGCGTTCGAACGCACCGGGAAACCCCTCACACCTGTGCCCAACCCAGTCCCAACCGAGTCATGA